From the genome of Nicotiana sylvestris chromosome 1, ASM39365v2, whole genome shotgun sequence:
actgtgagacctatgtaatctagagctctgatagcaacttgtcacgacccgaattttctaccctcgggagtcatgatggcgcctactaattcgagctaggcaagccgactgtttgaacaaattaccgttttacaaattttatattctttaacaattataaagcaataacgtgtagacagCGGAAActacaataagcggaagaaagcaataaattatctgaatatgtatctaatacaactgtttgagcatcgactacccagaactggtgtcatagtttcacagacgatctaagaatgcTACATACAAAATCTggaagataaaagatacactatttctgaactaagtaaatgaaacaggaataaagggatagagggagatgccagggcctgcaggactaccttggatctctgcaTGGACTAAAGGCaaccacccaatctacggtccaaaagctaccgctctgggatctgcacacattgcagaatgtagtatcagcacaaccgacctcatgtgctggtaagtgcctagcctaacctcagcaaagtagtgacgaggctaggactagactaccaaataaaccggtgcaatttaactatatacagagGAAAAGAAGAAccgtaatatacagtcaagtatgggaggggtaacatgctgtgGGGGAACTATTattttagaatagaaagacaacaggtaactaaaagaaacaacatatctcagatatcaaaaatgaatcagaaatcaataagtgcacgacatcatcattcgtgcttttactctcgtcctcaccaaagcaatcaagtactgaaaatgtgcacggcatcacccttcgtgcttttactatcgtcctcaccaaagcaattaaGTAATGAaaaagtgcatggcatcacccttcgtgcttttactctcgtcctcaccatataatcaatataatcggcatggaatggtacatcgtgcgacacgacatcactattcgtgttttacactctttcctcacaaatcatacacggcaacgctcttcgtgctttaacaatctctcaccaaaacaatacacggcatcacctttcgtgctttaacactcttcctcaccccaacaacaatcacaaacaatagggtaagggaataaataaaattacaataagaatcccggcaagggaacaatagttcaacaatcaagtcccggcaagggaacaacatgaaaagaaacatcaacatcccggaaagggagataacatcaaaagcaacaatatcccggcaagggagtccacgtaataattctcttctttttctcacttttacttcacaactcacttcacagcttgagccaatgctccaaaaggttcaattaccacttatacttttacatttcattgtacaacttgagccaatgctcctcaatatTCGAATGTCTCAATTACTTCCGccaactttgcccaacaatagaaatcatcatcaaagcatgaataatacaatgaagtcataataatcacaatataagactcacgggcatgcttgacaccaacatatagatactcgccATTATGCCTATACGCCGTACATGACAAATAccacgtagcaaataggactcgacttctaatctctcaagctaaggttagaccaaacacttacctcgatgccacgaacacaattcaagtctctactatcgctttacctcttgattccaccaccaattcactcgtatctagccacaagttacttaattacatcaataaatactaaatgaatcaattctaatgcatgaaaatgaattttctaaagtttttcccaaaaagtcaaaaatcgcccccgacccatgtggtcaaaacccaaggtccgaaccaaaacccggttacccattcccccacgaactcaaatatataatttgttttgaaatcggacctcaaattgaggtccaaatccccaatttttgaaaaacctaggttacccaaaacactcaatttcccccataaaaatcattgattttgagttcaaatcatgtgaaaagatgttaatgattgaagaaaactatttagaaatcacttacaatcgatCAGGAAGagaagttgcctttgaaaaatcgctctagagagtttatgttttgagaagatgtaaaaaatggttgaaaatgcgtctaagttatgaacttacaggttgcaggtatcgcaattgcgatcaaggttcgcaattgcgaacccaggctCTGATAAGCTTGCATTTACGAAGCaattttcgcatttgcaaagtcggAATTGCGAACAaacagtcgcatttgcgatgacaggCCCAAATGgggagcatcgcatttgcgaaggaaaatCTTGCATTTGCAAGGAGGGGATGACTTGGGCTGTTTCGCATTTGCAACTCAACCTTCGCATTTCCGAGCATGCGAAGCCTGCAGTCTTGCAATGAAACAGCTGAAGTCTGCtactttccaagtccaaaatccactccatggcctatccaaaactcacccgagccttcaggtctccaaaccaaacatgcacaccaacctagaaatatcatatggactcgctcgtgcattcaaatcactaaaataacacaacaactatgaatttagcatcaaaatcatgaaatttcttaaaaacttcaaattttccaattttctcaaatattatctgattcacgtcatttcaagtccgtttcttaccaaaattcacagacttatcttaaatcacataaaaGACCTATACCaggcatcggaaccaaaatacgggcccaataccatcaagttttaaacacacttcatttccaaaactcataaataattccagaaaataattttcttaaaaattcatttcttgggcttgggacctcggaatttgattccgggcatacgcccaagtcccatattttcctagggtccgtttacccaaaatattaaccaaagtcaacttaaatccattttaaagtcaacATTCATCATtgttcacagattttcacataatagctttccggctacgcgtccggactatgcacacaaatcgaggtaatgtcgaaagaggtttttgaggcctcggaatgcaaaatttacttctaaaacaagtgatgacatcATCacacttgggctcttcttgagaaagagagcttgagtctagaaaaatcagtagaacaagaaattggggtgtaatcaagagattgatagccccaattaaagggttaaacctagagatagtaatacccgacttgagcctatattgcttgcacaattttgacacccaattggtcttgagaaagtcaattagggcaaagtcactcaagccactgagaggtatagagtgagtattttcatgcattggctatatcgcaatccccaacataacaactttgccttaggctttagaacccgttaagtattcacctaggagaaagtcacttccctagtgcctcgttaaccatttagaaaaccttacaagcatttatacttagcttaattttgcacatcattagtataaaattagaagtaacaaacaaacaattatgattggaagtgtaatcaagagcactgcacactgctagtttagataggaatccaaatcTCAAACATTCTAGCTcactgtggattcgatcccgaccttttcgggtaaaagctacatagaccgctcttgccactttgtagtggtatagggttggacCCAATCACCTACAACCTATTCAGAAGCAGCCAAATATCCAAGATGGATAGAAGCAATgaaagcaaaaattgatgctTTATAAAGTAATCATACATGGGTTATAGTTTCTCTTCCTGAAGGCAAAATACCAATAGAGTTTAAATGGATTTAAAAAATAAAGTACAAGGCTACAGGTGAAATTGAGAGGTTTAAAGCCAGATTAGTAGCAAAGGGATACAGTCAAAAGGAACTGATTATCAGGAAACTTTTTCTTCAGTAATTAAAATGAAGACAGTAAGAACAGTACTAGTAGTTGCAACAGGAAAGAAGTGGCATATACACTAAATGGATGTGTATAATGCATTCCTTCAAAGAGATTTATATGATAAAATATACATAGAGTTTTCACAAGGATTTAAGAGCCAAGGGAGAAGAAGCCAGTATGCAGGCTCATCAAATCCTTGTACGGCCTAAAAAAAGCTCCAAGACAGTGGAATGAAAAATTGATAGAAGCCATAACAAAGTCTGAATTCAAGCAAAGTCAGTTTGACCACTCCTTGTTTATTAAGAAAACATCTAAATGTACTACTATGGTgttagtatatgttgatgatatgcttataaCAGGTGATAGTCTGAGTTTGATTGAAGAAACAAAGAGCAGATTGCAACAAGCTTTTAAAATTAAGGATCTGGGTGAGTTAAAGTACTTTCTAGGTATTGAGTTTGCAAGATCAAAACAAGGGATAGTGATGCACCAAAGGAAATATGCACTAGAACTCATTTATGAGCTTGGATTAAGTGTTGCTAAACCCTGTGCAACTCCTTTAGACACTAATGCTAAACTGGCAACAAAAGAGTATGATGATCACTGTAAAAATGATAGTCAGTTAGCAAATGAACCTCTTGCTGACACTGACTCATACTAAAGATTGATAGGTAAACTACTCTATCTAACAATGATCAGACCTGATAGTTCATCTAGTGTTCAAACCCTCAATCAATACTTACAACAACCTAAAAGATCTTATATGGAAGCAACTATGAGAGTTGTTAAGTATGTCAAGAATCAACCTGGAAGAGGAATTCTGCTACCAAGCTCAACCAACAATAATATCACAGTTTACTGTGATGCAGACTGGGCAACATGTCCAATTTTCAGAAAATCAGTAACAAGATACTTAATCAAGATTGGAAACTCCCTAGTTGCTTGGAAATCAAAGAAACAAACTACAGTATCTAGGAGCTCTGCAGAGGCTAAATACAGAAGTATTGCAGCCACAGTAGCTGAACTCATTTGGCTACAAGAGTTGATGCAGGAAATTGGGATTGAAGTAACTCTACCTATTGAAGTGTACAGTGATAGCAAGGCTGCTATGCAGATTGCagccaatcttgtataccatgaGAGAACCAAACACATCGAAATAGACTGTCATTTTAAAAGAGAAAGGATAGTGCAAGGTCTGATAGCAACAAGGTACATTCCTAGCAAAGATCAACCAGCAGATATTCTTACCAAGGGTCTCACCAGATTTCAACATGATCATCTAATCTCCAAGCTAGGAGTTCTCAACATTTTTGCACCAcctagcttgagggggagtgttgagaAAAGGGTAACTTAAGTGTAAAATAGAAAGGGGCAGAATAGTATTAACTGTCTATGTTAATTAACGGAAAATTAGGATTCCATTAGTTAGTTAATTACCTACCTATATAATGTAAATCAAAAGATTTTCTAACACACGCAATAGATATGATTTCATTTCCTACTACTAACTTCTCTCTCTAACTTCTCTCTCTAACTTCTCTCTAGTTCATCTCTTACTAACTCTTCTTCATCCCTAGGGTTCAGACCTTGTTAGTTCTCAATTAATTTCAGGAACCCCTCTTCATAGAGGAACATCAAGTCTCTATCATGAAGTCAGTATAACTATAAAACAATTACTTAAAACTTAAAtagaataacaacaataacaataacaataacaataataataacaataataataacaacaacaataataataataataacaataataataataataataataataataatatcactTGTAGTTTGACCGTGGACACCCGCGATTAGAAACTGAGGAGGAGACAAATAGTGTAGATAACAAGCAAGAACAGGATATTGGATGGagttaaataaaaaaactaaagtAAGTTCAAAATATGACTATAATAAGTAATAAGGGTATAACGAAAAAAGGAAATAATTTAAATCCTACCGCATCAAATTAATTAGGTAACATGAATTTAATAATATAATACAATATAACTTAAGAAATAACCAAAACAAACAATATATTTAAACTACATAAAATACAATACAATGGACAACAACCATCCAAACACGCTGTTACTGATCAAGCTTACTGTAATAAAGGGGGTTCTCTTGTTTTCATGGCTTGATGTTTGTTAAATTTGGGCACTACAGGTTTTAATCTATCTATCTACATATTTATTTACTTTtgtctttcaatttccttttctgtttcatTAGAATCTTTCACATGTTTCCTTGTTTTTCCCTTAAAATATCAGTACATCAACCCTAAAAAAGAACCTTAGTGGTGACTTAATTTTCTGATGTAGATGTGACATAAAGCTAGTGTTCATTGATTGAGGGATAAGGTTACTTTGTCCCTAAGCTTGTTATCTTTATTTGCATGGAATAACTTGCGTGAAAAAAAAGAGCTATTCATTAGTAGTATCCAATTGAAACCACACATCAAAAACTGAGAGAGGATGGAGGAGAGAGCAGATCTGAAACTTGTTGGCACAAAAGAAAGTCTATTTACTCAAAGAATAGTGTGGGCACTTAAGCTAAAAGGCATTGGTTATGAATTCATAGAGCAAGATATTTCTAGCAGGAGTAGTACTCTATTGCTTGTGGAGCTTAATCCAGTTTATAAGAAAGTGCCAGTGATTGTTCACCTTGGGAAACCATTGTCTGAATCGCTTGTTATTCTTGAGTACATTGAAGAAACTTGGCCTCTTAATCCTCTACTCCCTTTGGATCCTTTGAACAGAGCTTCTGCTCGTTTTTGGGCTCGATTTATTGATGGCAAGGTAATTTTCCTTTTAACCATTCTAATTAATACTAGACGTTTATATTATTAGTGTATTTTTACTTGTTATGACaggtaattttttttatttttcaatatgcTAGTATAACATTTTATAAACAGTTACATATAATTATTGTGGTTTGATCAAATTTGATCTTGATCTTCAATTTTCCAAACAGAGATTTAAAGTTCACTTGAAAATaggattttcttttttctcatttaTAAATTCACGTACACAGTATAGTAGAAGTTATAATGTAAAGCAGAAGCATAGCTAAAAATGCAGTCATGCATACATATTTTTAGCCACCTATAGGAATTATTAATTATTGAATCTCAAAATATAAGTAGAATGAGAAAAAGTGctgtattttaaaaaaaatattatcaagTCTTTTTCCAGTGCCCAGAGAGTTATACTGTTTAACGAAAAGGTAATTAATCATCAATTCAGTTATTTTGACATTTAACTTTGTTTCATGAAAGATCCATATACAAGATGAATCTTTATGGACAAAGTTTTGTCTCTTGGATTCCACCTCCCTAAAATTTAGTTGCTCTATTTATTGAACTTTTGAATACTTGGATGATTCCACATATGTGGCAGTGGGACCTCTTGTATTGCATGCTAATATGAACGTCTAAGACCAATGGACATTAATACTAGGCCACCTAACTTAATTATTGAAATTTATGCCAAGTGGTTAGCAAAATTGATTCACATGAAGCCAAATTTTGTAAACATTGTGCAAAGTATTTATGTTTCAACActttaaaaaagtattttttaacACTTAGATACTTTTTTGTGGAGGAACGGTAAAATTGTCTTTGTGTGATCTATATGTCAGGGGTTATGCTTGCACTAATGTAGACTGTCTACATCACACTCTTGGCATAAGGCCCTTACTGCCTAGATATATTTTAGCTTCTTTTAATCAGCAAAATTGAAAGGACTCTTAAGTAGCAGTTTAGTCTCTCTATTGAGCAAGCTTTGGTTACACagaaatgaaattcaaaaaaaaaaaaaaaaattgttttcatGTTTGATGCAGTTCTATGAAGCAGCAAAAAAGGCATTTTTCTCCTCAGGAGAAACTAAAGCAGAGGGGGTTGAATCAGTGGCAGAGGGATTACTGCTTCTTGAAAGACAGATAACTGGGAAAAAGTTCTTCGGTGGTGAGAAAATAGGGTATGTTGACATAGTAGTTGGTTGGATTGCTTATTGGTTCCAATATGTAGAAGAAGTTGGTGAATTCAAAGCAATGGATTCTAAAAAATACCCTTTTCTTGATGCATGGATCAAGACTTTCATTCAAGTTCCTATTATTCAACAAAGCCTTCCTACTCCTGAGGCTGTGAAAGCTGTTTTCAAAGGGTTCAAAGATGCAGCCTTGGCTGCTGCAAATTGAAAAATGGAAAGATCATGGTTGTGTTTGGTATGACGGAAGTATAcaattttttatataaatttttgaATTGACAACAAATATTAAATGGCAACCTGAAGGAGGATAATTTATGTGTTTTACTTATTGATCAAGCTTTGCTCTATTAAAGTGAGTTGTGTTCTTTGCTTCATTGCCGTGATAATTGAATAACAATATTATCCTCATTATCTTTTGACATGTCAACAGGGATGCTCTGCTTTAACTAGGTTGTAGCACTTTCTTTGATAGAAAAATTTACTATGGATTTGTTAGTtcgagaaaaagaataaaaagcgTTTTACCCTATGAGAATTAACTAGTATTAGATGAAATGATTAAATTAAATGActcatataaaaataaaatttcatatcATTATAAGCCGAATCAAAGATTCCTACGGACGTAAACTACTCATAGATAGAAACTAAAACTAAAATAACTACAACTAGAATTTAATGAACTTTAAAGATATTAACCTAAAGAATACGAATACGTCACACTTTAATTCATGTCTTGATCAATGGTCGATATTCTTAATTCTTCTCTCCATTATCGTCTCCTTTAGGTGGAGATGGAATTGGTGGATACATGTATGGCCATGAACGATGATAAGGCCGTGGATAGGGAAAATTATGATGGAAACCACCAGCAGGTATTGGAGGATGAACGAATGGCCATGGATGAGGATGTAGCCATGGATGAGGATGAATCCATGGATGTGGATGAAACCATGAATGGTACCAATCTAATTCTTTATTTTGTGTATTAGCCGCACCTTCATGTGAGGACGAATCAGATTTCTCAGTCGCAAAAACATAGGTTGACAAGTAGGAAAATGCAAAGGAGGAAAGTGAAAAGGCAAGATGATAAACTTCTCTTGGCCATGACTAATACTATACtacctccgttccaatttatgtgaacctgtttgactgggcacggagtttaagaaaaattgaagatttttgaaatttgtggtcttaaacaagttaaaaaggggccagagtatttgtgtggttataaaagcttctcattaagggtagaattgtaagtttaagctaaattgtttccaaatttaaaaaggagtcattcttttttaaacgaaccaaaaaggaaataggttcatgTAAACTGGAACGGGGAGTAGAAATCTTGCACTCTAATTAAGATGGAATATGAAGGTTTCTACTTTAATTTATAGGGTTGTCAAGTTTACCTATTACATAGATGGTGCGATTTGATAATTTAAGTTTATCGAATACATTATCTTTCTTACTAATGTCAATCATTATTCTCAAGTACTGAAGTTTGTAGTACAAACAGTGTTCTTAAAATACCTGGATAAGtagctagagtttggcttgaaaATATCTCCGCACTAGCTACTCTCATGAACTCATGGCATGAGGGAAAGTTTTTTTATACATGAGGGAAAATATTGGCTTAAATTTTTTACAGAAACCAAATAATTTCTTAGAGTATTTGGGTCGAGCAGCTTTTAGTTAAAAGctgaaattcaaaataaaaacattaagaaatattATTCTATTTAATTTggaaaatgacactgtatagccgttgtaaaaataatagccgaaaaatgtataaaatttgtataatttttgtgtatatatatatatatatatatatatatatatatatatatacattacaacaacaacaacaacaacaacaacaacaacaacaacaacaaatccaatATAATCTCACATGTGGGGTCTGAAGAGGATAGTGTGTATGCAAACCTTACCACTACCTAgagaggtagagaggctgtttccaataacaaaccaaatatatatacattattaatgttatatacaaaaattctacaaattttatacactttctGATAGTTATTGATGCGGGCTAAATGTGATAATACCCTAGACGTGCATGTGTTGTTTACAATATACGTACTTGGTGACACAAACACAGTACTAGTTTCTTAAATATTACAGTAGACTATATACGAAaaagtggtagaaatgagagtgcgaagggcggtgtctatttcagacaaccagttcgggttcatgccggggcgttCTACCACAGAaactatccaccttattaggaggacggtgaaacagtacagggataggaagaaagatctccacatggtgtttattgatctggagaaagcgtacgacaaggttcctagggaggtTCTATGGAGCTGCTTGGAGGTGAAAAGGGTGTCGATTGCCTACATTAAGGTGAtcaaagacatgtatgatggagctaagactaggATTAGGACATAGGAGGCGATTCTGAGCATTTTTTGATTGTtatggggttgcaccaagggtctgcacTCAGCCcgttcctatttgccctggtgatggatgcactgactcatcatattcaaggggatgtgccatggtgtatgctatttgctgatgacatagttttgattgatgagacgcgagacggcgtcaacgagaggctggaggtttggagacaggcccttgagtctaagggtttcaagttgagcaagaCTAAGACGGAATACCTAGAGTGCAAGTTCAGCGTCGAGTAGACGGAAGCGGGGGTGGACGTGAGGCTTGACTCCCAAGTCATTCCCAAAAGGactagtttcaagtaccttgggtcggttaatGGGGATTGGgaagatcgacgaggatgtcacacaccgtataggggtagggtggatgaagtggaggttagcgtcgcgagtcctgtgtgacaagaaagtgccaccaatactaaaaggtaagttttataaagcagtggttaggcctgccatgttgtacaggaccgagtgttggccggttaagaactcacatatccagaagatgaaaatagcagagttgaggatgttgagatggatgtgcgggcatactaagatggataagattaggaatgaagttattcgggagaaggtgggtgttgcctccgtggaggacaagatgagggaagcaagactcagatggttcgggcatattcagaggaggagcactgatgctcCGGTGAGGAGATGTGAGCGACTAGttgtggtgggcacgaggagaggtatAGGACGGcccaagaagtattggggagaggtgatcaggcaggacatgacacgacttaggattactgaggacatggccattgatagggaattgtggaggtcgagcattaaggttgtaggttaggagctAGTTGTGAATATTTCTTCGGCGCATCAGAGTGAGACTTGCCAATTAGGTTTTAGTCTTAGGATGTTAGTGGTTTCTACTTATGTCGGTTTTTACCTACTGGCTATTATTGTACTTTCCAtctatttcatattttttttatattgctgttattttattatgattttattgatagtactaatatatcgtctcttgccgtcttcttgagctgagggtctcctggaaacaacctctctaccccttagggtagaggtaaggtctgcgtacatactaccctccccagaccccactagtgggattacactaggcccttgttgttgttgttgttgttgatgttgttgtatATACTTTTTCTATCCCAATTTATGTGacactaggggtgtacataggccgGGTTAGTTCGGATTtgacaattaccaaaccaaactaattgtgtcgggttattaaatctaaagaccaaaccaaaccaataaaaattcGGGTTTTTCATTCTcgatttttctcgggttttcgggtttttccggtaaaatcttcgtagaacaaaacatataacatttgctcaaaatatttctttaatcctagtaatatacaactatataaagtattttccaagaaaataatacaaaatatgagatgtgtcatggcattatcctaaaatattcaacaataaagacaataaaattatgtaatataaatattgctaattaaaaagccataataaaaataaacataatctaaaagtactaagtcatgctaaaataaatagactaataagggagcattaattacatgactaaatgctaaagaaaaataaaaatagtttatgcatttttatctaaattgttgcaaaataaaaaatagatatttaatacattccctttcgtagtattgaattgaatgtcttttgttagcattagtataaatttgattttggtttgggagCATTATTTagtttactaatattaatggctataaaacttattgcaacattcaaaagttctaagtccaaccttgaaataataccttaaaagataaaattatgaaagtttttaagaaatatttataaattacatcacaataagtatatttatatatattaaatatatctaaaacttctatatatataatgtcgggttggtttggtttcggtttgactttctttagttaaaactaaaccaaaccaaaccaattatggtcgggtttttttttcaacatcaaaccaaaccatagtcggattttttttctcggtttgactcggattatcagGTTGGTGCAGGTTTGTCGGTTTTCTTTGTATACCCCTATGTgaaactcttttctttttagtcaaTCTAAAAAAGAATGATACATTTCTATATTTAGTAATAATTCAACTCTAATATTCGCTTCTTACCCTTAATAAGATGATTTCTAACCTCACAAATTTCTAGTAGATcgcaagtttcaaaaatcttcatttatttcttaaaTTCTGTATTCGATCAAACACCTACACATAAATTGGGATAGAAGGAGTACTAAATTGAAATTATGAAGCTTCTTGATTTGCAATCCGTAGATACTCTTGATCTTTCATGGGTTTGGAAATTTGCATCCCTCTGAATCGTGATTGGTCGATATTAAGGGTGTAAAATGGGCGGGTCGGACTGATTTTGAATAGGTTAAAATGGGCTGAGTTTATAAAATGGGTCGGTCAATGAGCCGTCCCAAAGTTACTTGGACTGAAATGGACTGGATTAAGATGAACTATTATTTGGGTCATAGCCCAACCCGCccaattcttaccaaattttaatTAATGTGtattattttattatgatttatttaattatcaaataagattttttttccttttattatggTCATtataaaatatcaaaaaaaaaaattaaagatatTTTAGTAAAGTTACTCATAGAttaatttgggctaaaaatcagGCCA
Proteins encoded in this window:
- the LOC104227660 gene encoding glutathione S-transferase U7-like, translated to MEERADLKLVGTKESLFTQRIVWALKLKGIGYEFIEQDISSRSSTLLLVELNPVYKKVPVIVHLGKPLSESLVILEYIEETWPLNPLLPLDPLNRASARFWARFIDGKFYEAAKKAFFSSGETKAEGVESVAEGLLLLERQITGKKFFGGEKIGYVDIVVGWIAYWFQYVEEVGEFKAMDSKKYPFLDAWIKTFIQVPIIQQSLPTPEAVKAVFKGFKDAALAAAN